A portion of the Cygnus olor isolate bCygOlo1 chromosome 15, bCygOlo1.pri.v2, whole genome shotgun sequence genome contains these proteins:
- the ALG1 gene encoding chitobiosyldiphosphodolichol beta-mannosyltransferase, with translation MAAGGGALGAIGAAVVLAAVAALWLWRWRRRAGGGEGRVCVAVLGDLGRSPRMQYHALSLARHGRGVSLLGYLQTRPHGDVLGSGEIRVVPLSDLRWLRVGPKVFQYVVKVVAQAIQLLYTMLKMDRPSYILLQNPPGLPSIAVSWVACLVWRSKLIIDWHNYGYTIMSLNHGRNHPLVRIAKWYEKLFGRLSDYNLCVTNAMKEDLWVNCKIKAVTLYDRPASYFKETPLELQHQLYMKLAKDYGPFKAQHITESVSSNAERSAFTEMDKRNGHVVKTRGRPALLISSTSWTEDEDFSVLLRALEDYEQYINEGIKLPALVCVITGKGPLKEYYNGLIKKLHFKHIQICTPWLEAEDYPLLLGSADLGVCLHKSSSGLDLPMKVVDMFGCCLPVCAIYFECLHELVKHDENGLIFRDSNELAEQLKMLFLEFPTLEGKLQNFRKNLCASKQLRWDESWDQTVLPLFMQSE, from the exons atggcggcgggcggcggggcgctggGCGCCATCGGGGCCGCGGTGGTGCTGGCGGCGGTCGCGGCGCTGTGGCTgtggcggtggcggcggcgggcgggcggcggcgagGGCCGGGTGTGCGTGGCGGTGCTGGGCGACCTGGGCCGCAGCCCGCGGATGCAGTACCACGCGCTCTCGCTGGCCCGGCACGGCCGCGGCGTCTCGCTGCTGGGCTACCTCC AGACCCGGCCGCACGGCGACGTGCTGGGCAGCGGCGAGATCCGCGTCGTGCCGCTCTCGGACCTGCGGTGGCTGCGAG TTGGCCCAAAGGTTTTCCAGTATGTTGTAAAAGTCGTTGCTCAGGCAATACAGCTGCTGTACACAATGCTGAAAATGGATCGACCATCCTATATTCTTCTTCAG aatCCTCCAGGTTTACCTAGTATAGCTGTTTCCTGGGTAGCGTGTCTTGTCTGGAGAAGCAAACTGATAATTGATTGGCACAACTATGGATATACCATAATGAGTCTGAATCATGGAAGAAATCACCCACTAGTACGCATTGCAAAATG GTATGAGAAGCTTTTTGGACGTTTGTCGGACTATAACTTGTGTGTCACTAACGCAATGAAAGAAGATCTATGGGTGAATTGCAAAATAAA gGCAGTAACGCTGTATGATAGGCCAGCTTCTTATTTTAAGGAAACACCATTAGAGCTTCAACATCAGTTGTACATGAAACTTGCAAAAGACTATGGACCATTTAAAGCACAGCATAT TACAGAGTCTGTCAGTTCGAATGCTGAGAGGTCTGCCTTTACAGAAATGGATAAAAGAAACGGACATGTGGTAAAAACCAGAGGACGGCCAGCTCTTCTCATCAGCAGCACAAGCTGGACAG agGATGAAGACTTTTCAGTCCTTTTAAGAGCTTTAGAAG aTTATGAGCAGTATATCAATGAGGGAATCAAGCTTCCAGCTTTAGTATGTGTGATAACAG GCAAAGGGCCACTAAAAGAATACTACAATGGACTGATAAAGAAACTGCACTTCAAACATATCCAGATCTGTACACCCTGGCTTGAAGCTGAGGATTACCCTCTTTTGCTTG gcTCGGCAGATTTGGGTGTGTGTCTCCATAAGTCATCCAGTGGTTTGGATTTACCTATGAAGGTGGTAGATATGTTTGGCTGTTGTTTACCTGTATGTGCAATATATTTTGAATG TTTACATGAACTTGTGAAACATGATGAAAATGGTCTGATATTCAGGGATTCAAATGAACTTGCAGAACAACTGAAG ATGCTTTTCCTGGAATTTCCCACGCTGGAAGGCAAACtccagaatttcagaaaaaacCTTTGTGCATCCAAGCAGCTGCGTTGGGATGAGAGTTGGGACCAGACTGTTCTTCCCTTGTTTATGCAGAGTGAATGA
- the EEF2KMT gene encoding protein-lysine N-methyltransferase EEF2KMT has translation MAEPELGLRFQRRFLAARQLRAFPWPELEQRLRSAPDSSLLADILHQTILHPLCVKYPPSINYRRCFLTELIKKHESTTAEPLDELYDTLADILNEEESTHCYKNYLLPTGESVTLSENEAIISQGTTGLVTWDAALHLAEWAMENSTVFSNRTVLELGSGIGFTGLAICKTCNPKAYIFSDYHHCVLKQLMENIRLNGFAVEPETIDLIQTKSEGQEAEGMNYQQPKLIVAELDWGSVTEKQLLDLQPDVIIAADVVYDPEITLSLIGMLQKLSTFRADGKPPEVYIAFTIRNPDTYHLFQAELDKVGIGWQIIPAHSNSIFLYDTQSNITILQLFI, from the exons ATGGCGGAGCCGGAGCTGGGGCTCCGCTTCCAGCGGCGCTTCTTGGCGGCCCGGCAGCTGCGCGCCTTCCCCTGGCCG GAGCTCGAGCAGAGGCTGAGGAGCGCCCCGGATTCCTCCCTGCTGGCCGACATCCTGCACCAG aCCATTCTCCACCCTCTGTGTGTAAAGTATCCCCCTTCCATCAACTACAGAAGATGCTTTCTAACTGAACTCATCAAAAAG CACGAATCCACAACAGCTGAACCCCTGGATGAATTGTACGATACACtagcagatattttaaatgaagaagaatCTACTCACTGTTACAAAAACTACTTACTG CCTACTGGAGAATCCGttactctttctgagaatgaGGCGATTATCTCTCAAGGAACCACAGGGCTCGTCACATGGGATGCCGCTCTTCATCTTGCTGAATGGGCAATGGAGAACTCCACAGTTTTCAGTAACAG GACTGTCTTGGAATTAGGAAGTGGGATTGGCTTCACTGGACTGGCAATCTGCAAAACTTGCAACCCCAAGGCATATATATTTAGTGATTACCACCATTGTGTTCTCAAACAGCTGATGGAAAACATCCGTTTGAATGGCTTTGCCGTGGAGCCTGAAACTATTGATCTTAtccaaacaaaatctgaagggcaggaggcagaagggaTGAACTACCAACAACCAAAACTAATTGTTGCAGAGCTTGACTGGGGCtcagttacagaaaaacaactgttgGATCTGCAACCAGACGTCATCATTGCAGCAG ATGTGGTATATGATCCAGAGATAACTTTAAGCCTTATCGGTATGCTACAAAAACTCTCAACTTTCAGAGCAGATGGAAAACCTCCTGAGGTCTATATTGCTTTCACAATTCGTAATCCAGACACGTATCATCTGTTCCAGGCTGAACTAG ATAAAGTGGGGATTGGATGGCAGATTATTCCAGCCCACAgcaacagtatttttctctatgATACTCAGTCAAACATAACTATTCTGCAACTATTTATATAG
- the NDUFB6 gene encoding NADH dehydrogenase [ubiquinone] 1 beta subcomplex subunit 6, with protein sequence MGGFSADEKLRLQQLRVLRRRWLRDQELSEREPVLPRRQLGPVAAFWERFLQPGGLWRQRVFRTYQTGGFLVAQVLIPAWLVHYYVKYHVMRTPYGVVSSNPAIFPGDRILETGEVIPPLKDEPAGHH encoded by the exons ATGGGCGGCTTCAGCGCGGACGAGAAGCTgcggctgcagcagctccgCGTCCTGCGGCGGCGCTGGCTGCGGGACCAGGAGCTGAGCGAGCGGGAGCCCGTCCTGCCGCGGCGGCAGCTGGGGCCCGTGGCCGCCTTCTGGGAGCGCTTCCTGCAGCCCGGCGGCCTCTGGCGGCAGCGG GTGTTCAGGACCTACCAGACCGGCGGCTTCCTGGTGGCGCAGGTGCTGATCCCCGCCTGGCTCGTCCACTACTACGTGAAGTACCATGTCATG AGAACGCCGTATGGTGTCGTTTCATCAAATCCAGCAATATTCCCG GGGGACAGAATTTTAGAGACGGGAGAAGTTATTCCACCCCTGAAAGACGAAcctgctgggcaccactga